A window of the Halococcus salifodinae DSM 8989 genome harbors these coding sequences:
- a CDS encoding DUF433 domain-containing protein, with translation MAQQTARIVKGEDVMGGEPRIEGRRISVRQVAGWVEKGDLSAKTVADRYDLDIADVYRALTYYHENPARWPRCVAAAESRYVPHGNAG, from the coding sequence ATGGCACAGCAGACCGCCCGCATCGTGAAAGGCGAGGACGTGATGGGCGGCGAACCGCGCATCGAGGGCCGTCGCATCAGCGTCCGACAGGTCGCAGGCTGGGTCGAGAAGGGCGACCTGTCGGCGAAGACCGTCGCCGACCGCTATGACCTCGACATCGCGGACGTGTATCGCGCGCTGACGTACTACCACGAGAACCCCGCGAGATGGCCAAGGTGCGTCGCCGCCGCCGAGAGCAGATACGTGCCGCACGGGAACGCGGGATGA
- a CDS encoding putative quinol monooxygenase, producing MTDANVALLIRMEAQSGKESDVEEFLRSALPLAEDEPDTTTWFALRMGESTFGIFDTFPDESGREAHLSGEIAGALEENADELLAEPPQIEEVEVLEAKLP from the coding sequence ATGACCGATGCGAACGTGGCGCTGCTCATTCGAATGGAGGCACAGTCCGGAAAAGAGTCGGATGTCGAGGAGTTCCTTCGCTCGGCGCTCCCGCTGGCCGAGGACGAACCCGACACCACCACGTGGTTCGCGCTCCGGATGGGCGAATCGACGTTCGGCATCTTCGATACGTTCCCGGACGAATCCGGCCGGGAAGCCCACCTCTCGGGCGAGATCGCCGGTGCGCTGGAGGAAAACGCGGACGAACTCCTCGCGGAACCGCCCCAGATAGAGGAAGTCGAGGTTCTGGAAGCGAAGCTTCCCTGA
- a CDS encoding formate/nitrite transporter family protein, whose product MSDEPEDSPPVVRDRAASGVPAAGWALGDRFSWDEIHQRMLASADEEIDNTLSELLFSGFTAGFAIVLTFIGYTVGTATFPNNRFLAAVLYPIGFMYIILGRYELYTETTLPPVKLVLTRLASLPLLLRMWSVVLLANVIGAAFGAFILANTHVLTPAEMEVGAEFLQHGLELGWWDLFFKALFAGWLVAGVVWLHTATRDTISRVVITYLVFFTIPVLNLYHVVSSGAEALFVVFLKTPSPGVLTLIYEFWLPILLGNTTGGVVLVALASYAQAEKRRYPEIRVLSTREMLFSLKGGRPFETPRPGIQLPENGGGPEEESDTTR is encoded by the coding sequence ATGAGCGACGAACCCGAGGACTCGCCACCAGTCGTCCGGGACCGGGCTGCGTCCGGCGTCCCGGCAGCGGGCTGGGCACTCGGTGATCGCTTCTCGTGGGACGAAATCCATCAACGGATGCTCGCGTCCGCCGACGAGGAGATCGACAACACGCTCTCGGAACTGTTATTCAGCGGCTTCACAGCCGGCTTCGCGATCGTCTTGACGTTCATCGGCTACACGGTCGGGACCGCGACGTTCCCGAACAATAGATTCCTCGCCGCGGTGCTGTATCCGATCGGGTTCATGTATATTATTCTCGGACGGTACGAACTGTACACCGAGACCACTCTCCCACCGGTCAAGCTAGTGCTAACCCGGTTGGCCAGTCTCCCCTTGCTGTTACGCATGTGGAGCGTCGTCCTGCTGGCGAATGTCATCGGTGCCGCGTTCGGCGCGTTCATCCTCGCAAACACGCACGTACTTACGCCGGCAGAGATGGAGGTCGGAGCCGAATTCCTCCAGCACGGCCTCGAACTGGGCTGGTGGGACCTGTTCTTCAAGGCCCTGTTCGCGGGGTGGCTTGTTGCTGGCGTGGTGTGGCTCCATACGGCTACGCGAGACACAATCTCGCGTGTCGTAATCACTTATCTCGTCTTCTTCACGATTCCCGTTCTTAACCTGTACCACGTCGTGAGTTCGGGCGCTGAAGCACTCTTCGTCGTGTTCCTCAAGACGCCGAGTCCGGGGGTACTCACCCTGATTTATGAGTTCTGGCTTCCGATCTTGCTTGGCAACACGACTGGTGGCGTCGTATTGGTCGCGCTCGCGAGCTACGCGCAAGCCGAGAAACGCCGGTATCCGGAGATTCGGGTTCTGTCGACCCGGGAGATGCTATTTAGTTTGAAAGGCGGTCGCCCGTTCGAAACGCCGAGGCCGGGCATCCAGTTACCGGAAAACGGTGGTGGACCCGAGGAGGAATCCGACACAACTAGGTGA